In the genome of Vanacampus margaritifer isolate UIUO_Vmar chromosome 1, RoL_Vmar_1.0, whole genome shotgun sequence, one region contains:
- the LOC144040527 gene encoding uncharacterized protein LOC144040527, with the protein MESTGEKVQKIVQPKRKLQCFREEYSKAFPGVIIRSRKGENYANCTLCRQDFSVGHGGISDVNDHVGTKKHKSNANDSNSSGKISTFFVAPTDSLDVINAEVLFTEAIIEHGVPIAMADHMGPLFRRMFPDSKIAKKYGCGRTKTSNIIQCLGEESSQSIVDVIKSSPFSMSTDGSTDYDDVKLYPICVRYFDNQTGKVLSVLLSLRECNTASTGENIFKIIEKEMNSNNIPWDNLVCFAADNAAVMLGSKKGVASFITEKSPSAYIAGCSCHLIHLAVQRGAKQLPVKLDDLLVDVFYYLEKSSKRKQALRQFQEEEGLPKAKILKHVSTRWLSLEHCLDRLLQQWTALIKFFEAEVGHEKKSSMPSSRGRKRPYTPDVKKSEEKKRKLDTAAPQATDEKADSSKTFDLARYMFKEKEMADKSKKVKEKKKEDDTKTSSSKASLILTKMSDKNTLLYAHFLMAVLPIFNETNTFLQKDEPCVHLLHHVLSTQFRKLIMRLMKPKVIIAASDITKVNFKDRANQKDDEDLFIGTNCRDYVAEHAKECDLTTFFSSVRAFYSSTCSYMIRAFPFGDEVLVNARILDISYRQDCKFRQVRFFAERYPHLLTKDDKRSLEEEFLVYQCDPLTPAVTEAERVDTAWNELSKLKDPATGKAKFGALFKVAKSVLVIYHSNADCERIFSHVNKNKTEFRESLSTKVLGSLMTRKMMMTSSGYKCHSVTHSKDQLKKSKGCTMENK; encoded by the exons ATGGAATCTACCGGAGAAAAAGTGCAGAAAATTGTGCAACCGAAACGGAAATTACAGTGCTTTCGTGAAGAATATTCCAAAGCTTTCCCTGGAGTAATCATCAGATCGAGAAAAGGTGAAAATTATGCGAACTGCACACTGTGTAGACAAGACTTTTCTGTGGGTCATGGAGGAATTAGCGACGTTAATGACCACGTGGGAacgaaaaaacacaaatcaaatgcCAATGACAGTAATTCCAGCGGCAAAATCTCCACTTTTTTTGTCGCCCCAACCGATTCTTTGGACGTCATAAATGCCGAAGTGTTATTTACTGAAGCGATCATTGAACATGGTGTTCCAATCGCTATGGCCGACCACATGGGACCGCTTTTCAGGAGAATGTTTCCCGATTCTAAGATCGCTAAAAAATATGGTTGTGGGAGAACGAAAACTTCGAACATCATTCAGTGCCTTGGTGAAGAATCATCACAAAGCATCGTCGATGTCATCAAATCTTCGCCTTTTAGCATGTCTACTGATGGAAGTACAGACTACGACGATGTAAAACTTTATCCAATTTGTGTACGATACTTCGATAACCAAACAGGAAAAGTTCTGTCAGTGCTTCTTTCGTTGAGAGAATGCAACACGGCATCGACGGGCGAgaacatttttaagattattgaaaaagaaatgaacTCGAACAACATTCCCTGGGATAATTTAGTGTGTTTTGCTGCCGACAACGCCGCTGTTATGCTTGGATCCAAGAAAGGAGTCGCGTCCTTCATCACAGAAAAATCTCCGTCAGCATACATCGCAG GTTGTTCCTGTCATCTCATCCACTTGGCCGTTCAGAGAGGGGCGAAGCAATTGCCAGTGAAGCTAGATGATCTGCTTGTGGACGTGTTCTACTACTTGGAGAAGAGCAGCAAACGCAAGCAGGCACTCCGACAGTTCCAAGAAGAGGAAGGTCTACCCAAGGCCAAGATCCTGAAGCATGTGTCAACAAGATGGCTGTCCCTGGAGCATTGCTTGGACCGACTCCTTCAGCAGTGGACGGCTCTCATCAAGTTCTTTGAGGCGGAGGTGGGTCATGAGAAGAAGTCCAGCATGCCATCCAGCAGAGGAAGAAAGAGGCCCTACACTCCTGATGTGAAGAAGTCGGAGGAGAAGAAAAGGAAGCTTGACACGGCCGCTCCTCAGGCAACAGATGAGAAAGCAGACTCCTCCAAGACCTTCGACTTGGCCAGGTACATGTTCAAGGAGAAGGAAATGGCGGACAAGTCTAAGAAggtgaaggagaagaagaaagaagatgaCACCAAAACCAGCAGCAGCAAAGCCAGCCTTATCCTCACCAAGATGAGTGACAAGAACACTTTGTTGTATGCCCATTTCTTGATGGCAGTCTTGCCAATCTTCAACGAGACCAACACCTTCCTCCAAAAAGATGAACCCTGCGTGCATCTCTTGCACCATGTGCTCTCGACTCAGTTCAGGAAGCTCATCATGCGCTTAATGAAGCCAAAGGTCATCATCGCTGCCAGTGACATCACAAAGGTGAACTTTAAGGACCGGGCCAACCAGAAGGACGACGAGGATCTCTTCATCGGAACCAACTGCAGGGACTATGTGGCTGAACATGCAAAGGAATGTGACCTCACCACTTTCTTTTCCAGTGTCAGGGCATTCTACAGCAGCACATGCAGCTACATGATCAGGGCATTTCCCTTTGGGGATGAAGTTCTGGTGAATGCCCGGATTCTGGATATCAGCTACAGGCAGGACTGCAAGTTCCGCCAGGTGAGATTCTTTGCTGAGAGGTACCCTCACCTCCTGACCAAGGATGACAAGAGGAGTCTGGAAGAGGAGTTCCTCGTATACCAGTGCGATCCACTCACCCCTGCCGTCACAGAAGCTGAGCGAGTGGACACAGCGTGGAACGAGCTCTCTAAACTCAAGGACCCAGCCACTGGCAAGGCCAAGTTTGGAGCCCTCTTCAAAGTGGCCAAGTCTGTGTTGGTGATTTATCACAGCAACGCAGACTGTGAACGGATCTTCAGTCATGTCAACAAGAACAAGACGGAGTTCCGGGAAAGTCTATCGACCAAAGTGCTTGGCAGCCTGATGACgaggaaaatgatgatgacatcatctggaTACAAGTGCCACAGTGTGACCCATTCGAAAGACCAGTTGAAAAAATCAAAAGGATGCACAATGGAGAACAAATAA